Genomic segment of Phycisphaerae bacterium:
ACTACCACCAGCAGTTCGATCAGCGTAAACCCGACGTGTCCTTGGCTTCGTTCATGCCGAACAGGCATCGCATGTTCCTCCTGCCCTTATTGAGGCATCTCGACGAACCGGCTGTTCACCTTCGGAACCGGCATCTGGTGGGCCGGGTTCAGGCGGATGAGTTGAATCTCGCGCCAGTCGCGGATCACGTCCTCGGTTCGGTACGTCGTGGCCAGTTCCTTCGTCGTCCGCAAAACGATCTCGACGAAGGGCTCAAGGGCGTGAAAGTAGACCGCGCCGTTGACGCCGTTCTGGCCTTCGGTGATCGACCAGTTGTACCACTGCGTGCCGCCGGGCGGGCCCAGCCACGTTCCCAGCAGCTTCGTCCGGTCATCCGCCGGGGCCACCGCGATCGCCACCGCGGTGTCCGTCGAGGCGCACTCGATCACCACGCCGTAGTCGCCCGCCGGAAGCGCCTCGCCCAGTGTGTAGCGATAGAACCACCACTCGCCCGCCTTCGTCTCCTGCGGATCGCCGATCCGCCGCCAGCCGACGATCGGCTCCTCGCCGCGCTCCGTGAACGGCGGACGAGGCAGATACGCCTGGGCGAACGCCGAACCCACCCGCTGGTGCTGGTGCGGATACTGCCCGCACACCCACGTCAGAAACCCGTACTTCCGCGGGTTGTTCCACAGGAAGTCGTAGAACCACGCGGTCTCGCGCGGCGGCAGCAGGCCGTTCGTTTCCACCTCATCAAAGAAAATGGGCACGTTGTACTTGTCGGCGATGCGGTCCACCCCGCCCACCATGAACGCCTCGGTGGTGTGTTCCTTCGAGATGTGCTTGGAGTAGACGATCTGCTTCTGCGGATCGCCCGGATCGAAGTTAACCGGCTGCCACTGACTCTCGGTCGCCCAGCCCCATCCGCAATTCCAGTCGGACACGAGGATGATGTGCCGCTTGTCGTGCTTGCGGATGCGGGTGATGGAGTCCTTCATGATCTCGCGGACCCGCGGCGCCAGGTCGATGCGGTTCTGGCCGTCCTTGAAGCACGGCTCGTTGTACAACTGATACATCGCGACGCGCGGCTCGTCCGCGAACTCCGCGGCGCAGGCCTCCCAGAATTGCGCGATCTTCTCGATCTTCTCCGCGTCCATGCCGTAGGTGTCGTGCCAGTCGATGATCACGTAGACGCCCTGGTCCATGATCTGATTGGCCAGCGGACGCACGAACTTCTTGACGAACCCCTCCGCTCCGCCGTAGAGCTCGAACGCGCTGCCGTCCTTCATGATGCTGGCCGACCAGCCGCCCGGCTGGTGCTCAGCCAGTCCGAGCCGGCAGGCGTTATAGCCCATCGACCGGAAATACCGCGCGGTCATCGCCGTCGTGCCGTAGCGCGGAAACTCGTTCCACCAGTATTCGCCGACGAAGTGCGAGTATCCGCCCAGCGGGAACGGCTTGCCCGTCGAGTCCACGATGTATTTGCCCTGGACCCGCAGCCACGGATCGTCCTTGACCGCCTTGGCATCCACCGCCGTCGTTCGGAACTCGATCGCCTTCGGCTCCGCTTGCCGGCCGGCGAAATCCTCGCCGCTGACCTTCGCGACGTACGCCGTCTCCGGCCGCAGGTCCGCGATCGTCAGCCTGTGCCCGTCGGTGCGGTAGGCCTCCTCGATCGTCCGCGACGCCTCGCCCTCCGCTTCGACCGTCACGTGCGCGCTGGTCCGGTTGTTCGTCCGCCACGCCAGACTCACCGAGTTCGGCCCGACCTCCGCCGCCTTCAGATCCTCTACCGCCGGCGCGTCCGGTTTGACCGGAAGCGACGCCACCTCGATTCGCGCCGGGTCTCCTCCCTCAGCCGAGAACAGGTTCCGCCCCTCCGTCGCCAGCATCTGCTCGCTGCCGTAGTACAACGCGTACATCTCGGCGATCACCTGAACCGGCGAGTACCGGACCAGTTCGAGCGGAATTGCCAACTCAACCGCGCCCTCGACCACCTTCAAAGCCGCCTTGTCCGGAAATACCGCCAGAGTCCCCGCCGCGTCCGGCCCGACCGTCAGCGCGAACTCCTCGAGCGCCTCATTGCTCAGCGTGACAACCAGTTGGTTGTCCGCGTGATGGAACTTATCGTTCGTGTTCGCCTTGACCGCGTCCATCTCCCGCCCGACGTCCAGCGCGCCCTCGAACCGAAGCACCAGCGTCGCGTCCGTCGTCGTCACCACTAGCCGCTCGATGTATGCCGACTCCTTGCTGTCCTTCGCGGCATTGACGATGGTCACCGTTTCGCCCGCCAGGGCGCATACGCTCATCGTCAGAACCGCAACCAACATCCTGCACAAACTCATTCGCTGCTCCTGATCGTCACCTGGGGGAAAGGGCTACGCTGTATCGCTGGTCGTACGTGACGCTGCGACCGTGACCGTCGAGGAAAAGAAAATTCGCGGTATCGCCCGATGCATACTCCAACGGAGCATCACCGCGATCGTGGCCGCCGTTGTGGCGATAGTCGGGATGATGGAAATAGTCCCCGGATGGATCGTACGCAAGCAGCTTGTTCATGCACCACCACCCGCTGAACCAAAGCATCCCGTCGCCAAGAAACACAAGGTCACTATCGAGCTCGTGCAACTGCTTCGGCGGCCGGGCCTCCCAAATATAACCGTCAAGCAGTGCATTGAACGCGTAACCGCCGTGGTAGTAAGGCGCCTCCACCTGTTCAATATATGAGTGGGCATCGATCTTGATCTGCGCGCCGGAACACATCAACGCAACCATGTTGTTGCGGCACTCTCCCGGATCGCGCCCCAGCCCGAGGTATGGTCCGAGTTTTTCGGGCCAGTCGCCCGGAATCCACGGCGTCCACTCGTTGTACTCCTGCGTAATAAACCCGTTGTTCTCGCCGGCGTACATGTGTAGCGCCGTTCCGATCGACTTGAGATTCCCCAGGCATTGCAGCGTCCGCGCATGCTCCCGCGCCGAGTTCAGCGCCGGCAGCAGAATCGAGACCAGCACCGCGATGATCGCCACGACCACCAACAGCTCAATCAGGGTAAAGGCCCTTGAGCCCAGCGGCCCGATCCACAGCGACTCCTTGCCAACCCGCGCGCCGCTCGCGTCGCGGCCGCCCAGATCCGAAATTCGAAATCCCAAATTCAAAATCATTTGACCAACGCCCTCGCAAAAGTCCCGGCCGACCGATCGGCCGTCTTGATCGCGCCGCCGCACGAGCCGCGCACCATCAACTCGCACGTCAGAAACTCCTGCCGCTCGCCGTTCGTCTTTGCCTCGATCTTCTCCAGCAGGAACCTGGCCGCCAGATGTCCCTCCCGCTCCGTCGGCTGACGCACCGACGTCAGCGGCGGCTCCAGGTGCGCCACGAATGGCAGGTCGTCGAACCCCACCACCGCCAGGTCCTGCGGCGCCCGCAATCCCAGCCGCCTCGCCTCGTCCATCACGTTCTTGGCGACAAAATCGTGAATGCAGATCACCGCAGTCGGCGGCGGATCGCACGCCAGCATCGCCCGAAGCTCCGCCTGTCCCTGCCCCGCCACCGGTCCGTACTGGATCTGCTGCACGTAGCCCTCCGCCAGCTCCAGCCCCCGCCGCCGCATCTCCTCCAGATATCCCAGATACCGCTGGTCCGACGAGTACACCGTCGGAAAACCGCGCACGTACCCGATCCGCCGATGGCCCAGGCTCACCAGGTGGGTCACGACCTCGCGCGTCGCGGCAAAGCCGTTGGTCGCCACCGTCGTGAAGCGGCTGACCGTCTCGACCGAGATCGCCGAGTCGACCAGCACAAACGGCATGCCGATCCGCTCGAATTCGTCGACCACCGCCAGGTTCTCTTCCCGCTGGTCTTCCAGCATCATCGGGGCGTACAGCACCCCGGCCACGTTGTCCTGCAGCAGCCGGCCGATGTAACGCTTCACCTTCTCCGGCTCGTTGTCGTGGTTGCACAACACCAGCGAGTAACCCCGCTCGTGGAACACGTCCTCAGCCGCCCGAAGGATCTGGTCGTAGACGTTCCACTCCCCGCGCACGCACGGGATCATCGCAGCCAGCATCTTGCTCCGCCGATCCGGGCTCAGACTCGCCACGTACGTCCCATCCCCCCGACGCCGGGCCAGAATCCCGTCCTCCACCAGCGACGCCAGCCCCTCCCGCACCGTCGCCCGCGATATCCCGTACCGTCGGATCAGTTCCGCCTCGGTCGGCAGCTTGTCGCCGACCTTGAAATCCCCCCGGCCCAAGGCCGACAGGATCGCCGATCGCAACTGCGTCCGCTTATTGACCACGAAAACCGATCCTTTCTCCAGATTTGTCTGACATTTCCGCCATTCATCCTACATGATCCCGCCGTCCGTGTCAACGCCCAACGTCGCAGGCCCCGTCCAGAGAGCGACATTACCTTGTCCGGGCTGATTGGCACCACAGACAGCAGATAGCTGGATTATCAGAATGACTCGGATACTACAATTTCAGTTGAATCGCAGCGGAGAACTGAATCGGCAGGCGACGGCGTAGCGCTGGGCCGGGCCGTCGTGGTTCGTGGACTCAACCCGCAGGACCGTCGCGTCGGTTTCCATCGCGGTCACCCGG
This window contains:
- a CDS encoding cellulase family glycosylhydrolase, whose product is MSLCRMLVAVLTMSVCALAGETVTIVNAAKDSKESAYIERLVVTTTDATLVLRFEGALDVGREMDAVKANTNDKFHHADNQLVVTLSNEALEEFALTVGPDAAGTLAVFPDKAALKVVEGAVELAIPLELVRYSPVQVIAEMYALYYGSEQMLATEGRNLFSAEGGDPARIEVASLPVKPDAPAVEDLKAAEVGPNSVSLAWRTNNRTSAHVTVEAEGEASRTIEEAYRTDGHRLTIADLRPETAYVAKVSGEDFAGRQAEPKAIEFRTTAVDAKAVKDDPWLRVQGKYIVDSTGKPFPLGGYSHFVGEYWWNEFPRYGTTAMTARYFRSMGYNACRLGLAEHQPGGWSASIMKDGSAFELYGGAEGFVKKFVRPLANQIMDQGVYVIIDWHDTYGMDAEKIEKIAQFWEACAAEFADEPRVAMYQLYNEPCFKDGQNRIDLAPRVREIMKDSITRIRKHDKRHIILVSDWNCGWGWATESQWQPVNFDPGDPQKQIVYSKHISKEHTTEAFMVGGVDRIADKYNVPIFFDEVETNGLLPPRETAWFYDFLWNNPRKYGFLTWVCGQYPHQHQRVGSAFAQAYLPRPPFTERGEEPIVGWRRIGDPQETKAGEWWFYRYTLGEALPAGDYGVVIECASTDTAVAIAVAPADDRTKLLGTWLGPPGGTQWYNWSITEGQNGVNGAVYFHALEPFVEIVLRTTKELATTYRTEDVIRDWREIQLIRLNPAHQMPVPKVNSRFVEMPQ
- a CDS encoding DUF1559 domain-containing protein; translation: MILNLGFRISDLGGRDASGARVGKESLWIGPLGSRAFTLIELLVVVAIIAVLVSILLPALNSAREHARTLQCLGNLKSIGTALHMYAGENNGFITQEYNEWTPWIPGDWPEKLGPYLGLGRDPGECRNNMVALMCSGAQIKIDAHSYIEQVEAPYYHGGYAFNALLDGYIWEARPPKQLHELDSDLVFLGDGMLWFSGWWCMNKLLAYDPSGDYFHHPDYRHNGGHDRGDAPLEYASGDTANFLFLDGHGRSVTYDQRYSVALSPR
- a CDS encoding GntR family transcriptional regulator, which encodes MVNKRTQLRSAILSALGRGDFKVGDKLPTEAELIRRYGISRATVREGLASLVEDGILARRRGDGTYVASLSPDRRSKMLAAMIPCVRGEWNVYDQILRAAEDVFHERGYSLVLCNHDNEPEKVKRYIGRLLQDNVAGVLYAPMMLEDQREENLAVVDEFERIGMPFVLVDSAISVETVSRFTTVATNGFAATREVVTHLVSLGHRRIGYVRGFPTVYSSDQRYLGYLEEMRRRGLELAEGYVQQIQYGPVAGQGQAELRAMLACDPPPTAVICIHDFVAKNVMDEARRLGLRAPQDLAVVGFDDLPFVAHLEPPLTSVRQPTEREGHLAARFLLEKIEAKTNGERQEFLTCELMVRGSCGGAIKTADRSAGTFARALVK